In the genome of Deinococcus deserti VCD115, one region contains:
- a CDS encoding HD domain-containing protein: MSLPSRALAEHLLHEAGKLNPGPWVAHSQQVALAAHHIARRHAELDPERAYVLGLLHDIGRRTGPNRDRHILDGHDYLTGLGYTSAARIALTHSFVLPGLDTLQGEWDGTPEELGRLESLLSRAQQTNEDRLIQLCDLLALPEGFCTVQERMVDVALRYGVNARTADKWRAQLNLKAYFDRACGVNVYQLLPGLCERLLA; this comes from the coding sequence ATGAGTCTGCCGTCCCGCGCCCTGGCTGAACACCTCCTGCATGAAGCCGGGAAACTCAATCCCGGACCGTGGGTCGCCCATTCACAGCAGGTGGCACTGGCCGCGCATCACATTGCCCGGCGGCACGCTGAGCTGGACCCCGAGCGGGCGTATGTGCTGGGCCTGCTGCATGACATCGGGCGGCGCACAGGGCCAAACCGCGACCGTCATATTCTGGACGGTCATGATTACCTGACCGGGCTCGGCTATACCAGCGCCGCCCGCATTGCCCTGACGCACTCGTTTGTCCTACCTGGTCTGGACACCTTGCAGGGTGAGTGGGACGGCACTCCCGAGGAACTGGGCCGGCTGGAGAGCCTGCTTTCCAGGGCACAGCAGACTAATGAAGACCGTTTGATTCAGCTGTGCGACCTGCTGGCCCTGCCGGAAGGCTTCTGCACGGTGCAGGAGCGCATGGTGGACGTCGCCCTGCGCTACGGCGTGAACGCCCGGACAGCCGACAAGTGGCGCGCCCAGTTGAACCTGAAGGCGTACTTTGACCGGGCCTGCGGCGTCAACGTCTATCAGCTGCTCCCTGGACTCTGCGAGCGGCTGCTGGCTTAG
- a CDS encoding cysteine desulfurase family protein yields the protein MIYLDYAATHPMTPEAVAAYTHAAALPGNPASVHAAGQAARELLEEGRGRIAAVLGVDPRTLTINSGGTEGDNHVLLGIALAWEETYGRPGHLITTLTEHSAVLAPARWLEKQGWAVTFLAPDRHGRYAPAQLEAALRDDTALVSIHHANNELGTVQDTPSLAAIAAARGVPYHTDAVQAPGVLPVHLPDWGVTFATFSAHKWGGPRGVGVLYVQRGTVLPPVVYGGGQESGLRPGTQNTAGVYAAGLALTHAEAARESTFAHLSQLRQRFMQAVAAIPGLRINHPPEGSPKVVSLTLPGTDGEALLMNLDMLGICASAGSACSAGTMQPSHVLTATGLSEADARSTLRFSFGAATTEAEIDAAASALTQAAQWSRS from the coding sequence ATGATCTACCTCGACTACGCTGCCACACACCCCATGACCCCTGAGGCCGTGGCTGCCTACACTCACGCTGCTGCGCTGCCGGGCAACCCGGCCAGTGTGCACGCCGCAGGGCAGGCCGCCCGCGAGTTGCTGGAAGAGGGCCGGGGCCGTATAGCGGCGGTGCTGGGGGTAGACCCCCGGACCCTGACCATCAACAGTGGCGGCACTGAGGGAGACAATCATGTCCTCCTGGGCATTGCCCTGGCGTGGGAGGAAACTTACGGCCGGCCCGGCCACCTGATCACCACCCTGACCGAGCATTCTGCGGTTCTGGCCCCAGCCCGCTGGCTGGAAAAGCAAGGCTGGGCCGTCACTTTTCTGGCACCGGACCGGCATGGCCGCTACGCACCGGCGCAGCTTGAGGCTGCGCTGCGTGACGACACCGCGCTGGTGTCGATTCATCATGCCAACAACGAACTGGGAACCGTGCAGGACACGCCTTCCCTGGCGGCGATTGCCGCTGCACGGGGCGTGCCGTATCACACTGACGCTGTTCAGGCACCGGGCGTCCTGCCGGTGCATCTGCCTGACTGGGGTGTCACGTTTGCTACCTTCAGTGCCCACAAGTGGGGTGGCCCGCGAGGAGTGGGGGTGCTGTATGTCCAGCGCGGGACTGTCCTTCCTCCAGTCGTCTATGGAGGTGGCCAGGAAAGTGGTCTGCGTCCCGGCACCCAGAACACGGCTGGAGTCTATGCTGCGGGTCTGGCTCTGACCCATGCGGAGGCGGCGCGGGAAAGCACCTTCGCGCACCTGAGTCAACTGCGTCAACGGTTTATGCAGGCTGTGGCAGCTATTCCGGGCCTGCGCATCAACCACCCGCCGGAAGGCAGTCCCAAGGTGGTCAGCCTGACCCTGCCCGGGACGGACGGAGAAGCCCTGCTGATGAATCTCGACATGCTGGGCATCTGCGCGAGCGCCGGCAGTGCCTGCTCGGCCGGCACCATGCAGCCCAGTCACGTGCTGACGGCCACTGGCCTGAGTGAAGCCGATGCCCGCAGCACGCTGCGCTTCAGCTTTGGCGCCGCCACGACCGAAGCGGAGATCGACGCAGCCGCTTCTGCGCTGACCCAGGCGGCCCAGTGGAGCCGGAGCTGA